CGCGACCGGGTGACCGGGAAGACATCGGCGCTGTCGCTGGCCCGCGAGGAGGTCCTGGCGCTGCTCAGCTGGCTGGAGTCCGCCCCGCCCGGCAGTTACCTCAGGGCGTCGAGCCCCGAGTCCCCGCCGGGCGCCTGAGCGTCAGGGGCGGGCCCGGTCGGTTCCAGGAACCCAGAGGATCTCGCCCTCGGTGCCGTTCGCCACGCGGCTCGCGATGAACAGGAAGTCCGAGAGCCGGTTCAGGTACGTGATCGCCAGCGGGTTGATGCCACCCTCGTCGGCGGTCCCGAACTCCGCGTGGCAGATCCACGCCGCCCGCTCCGCCCGCCGCGTGATCGTGCGCGCCACGTGCAGCTGGGCCCCGGCGGGGGTGCCGCCCGGCAGGATGAAGCTCTTGAGGATCGGGAGGGTCTCCTGCAGCTCGTCGCAGTAGGCCTCCAGCCGGTCGATCGAGGGCTGCTCGATCCGCAGCGGGGGCCACTTGGGGCTGGGGTGCCGCGGCGTGGACAGGTCGGCGCCCACGTCGAACAGCTCGTTCTGGATCAGCCCCAGCATCTCGGTCAGGCGTGCGGGCAGCGTGCCCATGGCCAGGGCGACGCCGATGGCGGCGTTGGCCTCGTCGATGCTGCCGTAGGCCTCGACCCGCGGGTCGTTCTTCGAGACCTCCGAGTTGTCGGAGAGCCGGGTGGTGCCGGCGTCGCCGGTGCGCGTATAGATCTTGGAGAGAATGACCATGGTGCCAATCTATGCCAGAGTTGACGGGTGCGCATTTCTCCGTCCGCCCTTGTCCTGACCCTCCTGCTGAGCCTCGGCCTCGCCGGCTGCGCCGACGCGAACCAGTCGGCCGACCCGGCCCCCGACGGCTCAGTCACCTGCGAGTTCCCGCCGGCGGGCAATCCCGCCCGTCCCGTCGACCCGCCGTCAGGCGAGGCCGTGCCTGCCACGGGAACGGTGACGGCGACGCTCCAGCTGACCGCGGGTGAGGTGGCTCTCACGCTCGACAGGGAGAAGGCGCCGTGCACCGTCGCGTCGTTCCTGTCGCTGGCGGAGCAGGGGTACTTCGACGGCACCGAATGCCACCGGCTCGTCGACACGGGCATCTTCATCCTGCAGTGCGGCGACCCGACAGCCACCGGGACGGGCGGGCCGGGCTACACCGTGCCCGACGAGGTCAGCAAGGATCTCACCTACCCGGCCGGCACCGTGGCGATGGCGAACGCGAGCAGCCCCAACACCGGCGGCTCCCAGTTCTTCCTGGTCTGGGCTGACACGCCGCTGCCGCCGAAGTACACCGTCTTCGCGACGATGGATCAGGCGGGCACCGACGTGGTCGGCGGCATCGCCGCCCAGGGGGTCGCGGCCGAGGACGGGATCAGCCCCATCGCCGAGGCGGTGATCGAGGCCGTCACGCTGGGGTGACAGCCTCGGCGGCCAGGAAGCGCCGGCAGACGCTGATGAAGGCCTCCGGCTCGTCGGCGTGGACCCAGTGCCCGGCCCGCTTCAGGGTCACCTGCAGCACCCGGGGGAACAGCTGCCGCATCGGCTCCGCATGCTCCGGGGTGACATAGGGGGAGCGCCCGCCCGTGACCCAGAGGGTCGGGCCGTCGTAGACGGCGTCGATGGGCGGCCAGCCGCCGATCTGGTGCAGCGAGTCGCCCAGCAGGTCGAAGTTCGACAGCCAGCTCCAGTGGGATCCTTGTGCCGCAGGTTCTGCAGCAGGAATCGTCGGACGACGTCGTCCGGGATGGCGGGGGTGAGCTCTCGGTCGGCCTGGGTGCGGCTCGTGAGGTGGTCGATGTCGAGCTGGCGCAGCGCAGCGACGAGGGCGGCGAACGACTGGGCGGCCTCGTTGCGGGCGGGGGAGATGTCCACCACCATGAGCCGGTCCACGAGTTCGGGGCGACGGAGCGCGACCCGCATGGCCAGCTTCCCGCCCAGCGAGTGACCCACGAGCGCCGTCCTGCCGACGGCGTCGGCGATCCAGTCGGCGATCAGGTCGGCCTGCTGATCCAGCTCGAAGGTCTCCGTCCACGGCGACAGGCCGTGGTTGGGGAGATCGATGAGGTGGGACGTCGCCTCGGTGCCGAGCGCGTTGGCGATCGACCCCCAGTTCTTGCCTTGGCCGAAGAGGCCGTGGAGG
The DNA window shown above is from Tessaracoccus defluvii and carries:
- a CDS encoding peptidylprolyl isomerase, yielding MRISPSALVLTLLLSLGLAGCADANQSADPAPDGSVTCEFPPAGNPARPVDPPSGEAVPATGTVTATLQLTAGEVALTLDREKAPCTVASFLSLAEQGYFDGTECHRLVDTGIFILQCGDPTATGTGGPGYTVPDEVSKDLTYPAGTVAMANASSPNTGGSQFFLVWADTPLPPKYTVFATMDQAGTDVVGGIAAQGVAAEDGISPIAEAVIEAVTLG
- a CDS encoding alpha/beta fold hydrolase, producing MPAAEPAAQGSHWSWLSNFDLLGDSLHQIGGWPPIDAVYDGPTLWVTGGRSPYVTPEHAEPMRQLFPRVLQVTLKRAGHWVHADEPEAFISVCRRFLAAEAVTPA
- a CDS encoding cob(I)yrinic acid a,c-diamide adenosyltransferase, coding for MVILSKIYTRTGDAGTTRLSDNSEVSKNDPRVEAYGSIDEANAAIGVALAMGTLPARLTEMLGLIQNELFDVGADLSTPRHPSPKWPPLRIEQPSIDRLEAYCDELQETLPILKSFILPGGTPAGAQLHVARTITRRAERAAWICHAEFGTADEGGINPLAITYLNRLSDFLFIASRVANGTEGEILWVPGTDRARP